The following proteins come from a genomic window of Cervus canadensis isolate Bull #8, Minnesota chromosome 3, ASM1932006v1, whole genome shotgun sequence:
- the LOC122437993 gene encoding olfactory receptor 13-like: MGDNMTSVTEFILLGFPLDTKTQMLLFGLFSLLYVLTLMGNGVILGLISLDSRLHTPMYFFLSHLAIVDMAYACNTVPQMLVNLLSPAKPISFAGCITQTFLFLTFAVTECLLLVVMSYDRYVAICHPLRYSVIMSWRVCIMLVVTSWTIGVLLSLVHLVLLLPLPFCITQKIDHFFCEIMAVLKLACADTHINEIMVLAGSISMLVGPFSSIIISYMCILCAILRLQSGEGQRKAFSTCSSHLCVVGLFYGTAIIMYVGPRYGNPKEQKKYLLLFHSLFNPMLNPLIYTLKNSEVKNAMKRVLGIKRVL, translated from the coding sequence ATGGGAGACAATATGACCTCTGTCACTGAGTTCATCCTCCTGGGATTTCCTCTTGACACAAAGACTCAGATGCTCCTCTTTGGGCTCTTCTCCCTGCTCTATGTCCTCACCCTGATGGGGAACGGGGTCATCCTGGGGCTCATCTCACTGGACTCCAGactgcacacccccatgtacttcttcctctcacACCTGGCCATCGTTGACATGGCCTATGCCTGCAACACGGTGCCCCAGATGCTGGTCAACCTCCTGAGTCCAGCCAAGCCCATCTCCTTTGCTGGCTGCATCACACAGACCTTTCTCTTCCTGACATTTGCTGTCACAGAATGTCTGCTCCTGGTGGTGATGTCCTATGATCggtatgtggccatctgccaccccctcCGGTATTCAGTCATCATGAGCTGGAGAGTCTGCATCATGCTGGTGGTGACTTCCTGGACCATTGGAGTCCTTCTGTCTTTGGTTCATCTAGTGTTACTTTTACCCTTACCCTTCTGCATCACCCAGAAAATCgatcatttcttctgtgaaatcATGGCTGTTCTCAAACTTGCTTGTGCAGATACACACATCAATGAGATAATGGTATTGGCTGGATCGATTTCTATGCTAGTGGGACCCTTCTCCTCAATTATAATCTCATATATGTGCATCCTCTGTGCCATCCTTAGGCTCCAGTCTGGGGAAGGGCAAAGaaaagccttctccacctgctcatCTCACCTCTGTGTGGTTGGACTCTTTTATGGCACAGCCATTATCATGTATGTTGGACCCAGGTATGGGAACCccaaagaacagaagaaatatcTTCTCCTGTTTCACAGCCTTTTCAATCCCATGCTCAATCCCCTTATCTATACTCTTAAGAATTCAGAAGTAAAGAATGCCATGAAGAGAGTGCTGGGAATAAAGAGAGTTTTATGA
- the LOC122437994 gene encoding olfactory receptor 2A1/2A42-like: MEKNQTMVTEFILLGFCLGPRMHLFLFGLFFLFYLLTLMGNGVILGLISLDSRLHTPMYFFLSHLAIVDMAYACNTVPQMLVNLRSPAKPISFAGCITQTFLFLTFALTECLLLVVMSYDRYVAICHALRYSVLVSWRVGISLVVTSWACGSLLALVHVGLVLRLPFCGPHEINHFFCEILSVLKLACADTRLNQAVILAASVLVLVGPLFLVLLSYARILASILRIQSGEGRGKAFSTCSSHLCVVGLFFGSAIVMYMAPKSRHPEEQQKILFLFYSLFNPMLNPLIYSLRNAEVKGALRRALFKESHF, from the coding sequence atggagaaaaatcagACGATGGTTACAGAGTTCATCTTACTGGGATTTTGTCTTGGTCCAAGGATGCACTTATTCCTTTTTGGACTCTTCTTCCTGTTCTATCTCCTCACCCTGATGGGGAACGGGGTCATCCTGGGGCTCATCTCACTGGACTCCAGactgcacacccccatgtacttcttcctctcacACCTGGCCATCGTTGACATGGCCTACGCCTGCAACACGGTGCCCCAGATGCTGGTCAACCTCCGGAGTCCAGCCAAGCCCATCTCCTTTGCTGGCTGCATCACACAgacctttctttttctgacttttgcTCTGACAGAATGTCTGCTCCTGGTGGTGATGTCCTATGATCggtatgtggccatctgccacgCCCTCCGATATTCTGTCCTTGTGAGCTGGAGAGTCGGCATCAGCCTGGTGGTGACTTCCTGGGCATGTGGCTCCCTCCTGGCCCTGGTCCATGTGGGTCTCGTCCTAAGGCTGCCCTTCTGTGGGCCTCATGAAATCAACCACTTCTTCTGTGAAATCCTGTCTGTCCTCAAGCTGGCCTGTGCTGACACCAGGCTCAACCAAGCTGTCATCCTTGCTGCTTCCGTGTTGGTCTTGGTTGGGCCACTCTTCCTGGTGCTGCTCTCCTACGCGCGCATCCTGGCCTCCATCCTAAGGATCCAGTCAGGTGAGGGCCGTGGaaaggccttctccacctgctcctcccacctctgcGTGGTTGGGCTCTTCTTTGGCAGTGCCATCGTCATGTACATGGCCCCCAAGTCCCGCCACCCTGAGGAGCAGCAGAAgatcctttttctgttttacagtcTTTTCAACCCCATGCTGAACCCGCtgatctacagcctgaggaacgCAGAGGTCAAGGGTGCCCTGAGGAGAGCACTGTTCAAGGAGAGTCATTTCTAA
- the LOC122437995 gene encoding olfactory receptor 2A2-like, translated as MEGNQSWIAEFILVGFQLSEDMELVLFGIFSLLYTFNLLANGMILGLICLDPRLHTPMYYFLSHLAIIDISYASSNLPNLLVNLVKHNKNISFVLCTLQMIFNLTFASIECLILVVMSYDRFVAICHPLQYTVIMNWRVCTLLAVACWACGFSLAIVQVSLFLRLPFCGPQKVNHFFCEIQSVLKVTCGDIWINEMFLFAAGVFILVGPLSLMLVSYVRILWAILKIQSKEGRKKAFSTCSSHLCVVGFYFGIAMMVYLAPDSNHQEEQKKILFLFYTLFNPLLNPLVYSVRNAQVKAAFHRVMQKKRTV; from the coding sequence ATGGAGGGCAATCAATCATGGATTGCAGAATTCATCCTGGTAGGATTCCAGCTCAGTGAAGACATGGAATTGGTCCTGTTTGGTATCTTCTCCCTGTTATATACCTTCAACCTGCTGGCAAATGGCATGATCCTGGGTCTCATCTGCCTCGACCCTAGACTGCACACGCCCATGTACTACTTCCTGTCTCATCTGGCCATCATTGACATATCCTATGCCTCTAGCAATTTGCCCAATTTGCTGGTAAATCTAGTGAAGCACAACAAAAACATCTCCTTTGTCTTATGTACTTTGCAGATGATTTTTAATTTGACTTTTGCTTCAATAGAGTGTTTGATTTTGGTGGTGATGTCCTATGACAGGtttgtggccatctgccaccccctgcaGTACACGGTCATCATGAACTGGAGGGTGTGCACATTGCTGGCCGTCGCTTGCTGGGCGTGTGGATTTTCCCTGGCCATAGTCCAAGTAAGTCTGTTTCTAAGGCTGCCCTTCTGTGGGCCCCAGAAGGTGAACCACTTCTTCTGTGAAATTCAATCTGTCCTCAAAGTGACCTGTGGTGACATCTGGATCAATGAAATGTTCCTCTTTGCTGCAGGTGTGTTTATTTTAGTTGGACCTCTTTCCCTGATGCTGGTCTCCTATGTGCGCATCCTCTGGGCCATCCTAAAGATCCAGTCAAAGGAGGGCCGCAagaaagccttctccacctgctcctcccacctctgtGTGGTTGGGTTCTACTTTGGCATAGCCATGATGGTGTACTTGGCCCCTGACAGTAATCACCAAGAGGAACAGAAGAAAATCCTTTTCCTGTTTTACACTCTATTCAACCCATTGCTGAACCCTCTTGTCTACAGTGTTAGGAATGCTCAAGTGAAGGCTGCCTTCCACAGAGTAATGCAGAAGAAGAGGACAGTGTGA